In one window of Cellulophaga sp. HaHa_2_95 DNA:
- a CDS encoding TonB-dependent receptor, with protein sequence MYFKNIPFKLKPILFLVLSSFFIQIGWSNDTIENQKTITVNYTNADLITLLNEVSAQSSYNFSYGEDILKDVKKYTVSYNNTSLEAALKDLGAKAGFSYRITNNIILLKKIASKTLKIAAQQTISGIVLDENNAPLPGASVQVKGTSNGVVTNFDGEFQIATSIGSILKISYIGYKAEEVTVTSTTVRTQLIPDAAELNEVVVVGYGSQTKADVTGAVTQLKESSFRQGINTSPDGLLQGKVAGVRVVNTSGEPGAGIDVSIRGVGSIRSGSSPLFVIDGVPLTNDDVSPSGSNVGFGSSSAKNPLNFLNTSDIESINVLKDASAAAIYGARGSNGVVIITTKKGRTGKASLTLDTYLGMSTVANKMDLLNADDYRAAITDDAFDHGANTDWQNEIYRTAITKSNVLSYSKANESGNYYVSLGNMDQEGIVNNSEFSRTSGRINVAENFLDDERLKIKVNLTASETVDNGVPTSDDGGSNGQLIIHTLMANPTRPVFDENGEYTNFNMNAHYNPAYLLSIYEDETRTVRILGNIEASLRLFKGLEYKLNYGVDRSIAERNTTIYPNLTDLNPLGMYVQNNLESKSTLLEHYLTYNLLAGEKHKLEVLAGFSYQKFERSGTSFSLDNIPEKDNGVKPAYSPTSNNSQINIDGFAQENELQSYFGRFNYSFDGKYLLTASMRADGSTRFGENSKYGYFPSFALGWNISEEDFLRDSPVESLKLRASWGQTGNQEVQNKITQASYALSGADGYYLYGSDALINGISVLRTPNPDLKWEVVEQYNLGIDFSIWNRKLYGSLDYFQKTTTDAILNIPSQVLSPTDNIWVNIDGEIVNSGLEFMIGSNLVSNSDFSWDVDINGATLANEIKNLPVSEILSGSISGPGQSGVLANIYKSGYAAGSFYLLEHTGFDEDGFDVFKDTNNDGNITADDRIIIEGALPKFTYGFNSQMKYKNFDFSFSLIGQAGGYLINNTGLNALNINNLASDRNVSTAYYETGANPANSPQLSTFYLEKSDFIRLNTARLGYNLQLKNVNWLEGINLYVTGQNLLTISNYSGYDPLINSPKSSGGNQSLGIDYSSYPGSRTFILGAIFKL encoded by the coding sequence ATGTATTTTAAAAATATTCCTTTTAAATTAAAACCAATACTTTTTTTAGTATTAAGTTCATTTTTCATCCAGATAGGATGGTCAAATGATACTATAGAAAATCAAAAAACAATAACAGTTAACTATACCAATGCTGATTTAATTACACTATTAAACGAAGTAAGCGCACAATCTTCCTATAACTTTAGTTATGGGGAAGACATTTTAAAAGATGTCAAAAAGTATACGGTTTCTTATAACAATACTTCTTTAGAAGCCGCTTTAAAAGATTTGGGCGCCAAGGCGGGTTTCTCGTATCGTATTACTAACAACATAATACTCTTAAAGAAAATAGCTTCTAAAACCTTAAAAATAGCAGCACAGCAAACTATCTCTGGTATTGTTTTAGATGAGAACAATGCGCCATTGCCTGGTGCAAGTGTACAAGTTAAAGGAACTTCTAATGGGGTGGTTACCAATTTTGACGGAGAGTTTCAAATAGCAACGAGCATCGGAAGTATTTTAAAAATTTCCTATATCGGATATAAAGCCGAAGAGGTAACCGTGACATCTACCACGGTCAGAACACAGCTCATCCCAGATGCAGCAGAGCTCAATGAGGTAGTCGTGGTTGGTTATGGTAGTCAAACCAAAGCAGATGTAACTGGCGCTGTTACGCAATTAAAAGAATCTAGCTTTAGACAAGGGATCAACACTTCTCCTGATGGCTTATTACAAGGTAAAGTCGCTGGGGTACGTGTCGTAAATACAAGTGGGGAACCTGGAGCAGGAATTGATGTAAGTATTCGTGGTGTAGGCTCTATTCGTAGTGGTAGTAGTCCATTATTCGTCATTGACGGTGTGCCCTTAACCAATGATGATGTAAGTCCTTCTGGATCCAATGTTGGGTTTGGTTCTTCAAGTGCCAAAAACCCTTTAAATTTTTTAAACACAAGTGATATTGAATCTATAAATGTATTAAAGGATGCTTCTGCTGCTGCAATTTATGGCGCAAGAGGATCTAATGGTGTAGTCATCATCACTACCAAAAAAGGAAGAACTGGAAAAGCCTCTTTAACCTTAGATACTTATTTAGGAATGTCTACCGTAGCTAATAAAATGGATCTTCTAAATGCGGATGACTATAGAGCTGCCATTACAGATGATGCTTTTGACCATGGTGCTAACACAGATTGGCAAAATGAGATTTACAGAACCGCTATTACAAAAAGTAATGTTTTGTCTTACTCTAAAGCCAATGAAAGCGGAAACTACTATGTCTCCTTAGGAAATATGGACCAAGAGGGTATTGTAAATAATAGTGAATTTAGCCGAACCTCTGGTAGAATAAATGTTGCTGAGAATTTTTTAGACGATGAGCGTTTAAAAATAAAAGTAAACCTTACCGCAAGTGAAACTGTAGATAACGGAGTACCTACTAGTGATGATGGTGGTTCTAACGGGCAATTGATCATACATACATTAATGGCAAACCCTACAAGACCTGTATTTGATGAAAATGGGGAGTATACCAATTTTAATATGAATGCTCACTATAACCCAGCATACTTGCTGAGCATTTATGAAGACGAAACCAGAACAGTTCGTATTCTAGGAAACATAGAAGCTTCTTTGCGCCTTTTTAAAGGTTTGGAGTATAAATTGAACTATGGAGTAGACCGCTCTATTGCAGAACGTAATACCACAATTTATCCAAACCTTACGGATTTGAATCCATTAGGAATGTATGTTCAAAATAATTTAGAATCTAAGAGCACTTTATTAGAGCACTATTTAACCTATAACCTATTGGCTGGAGAAAAGCACAAATTAGAAGTGCTAGCCGGATTCTCTTACCAAAAATTTGAACGCTCCGGAACTAGTTTTAGCCTAGACAATATACCTGAGAAAGACAACGGCGTTAAACCAGCATACAGTCCTACTTCAAATAATTCACAGATCAATATAGACGGCTTTGCGCAAGAGAATGAGCTACAGTCTTACTTTGGCAGGTTTAATTACTCTTTTGATGGCAAGTATTTATTAACCGCTTCTATGCGTGCCGATGGTTCTACCCGTTTTGGCGAAAATAGCAAGTATGGTTACTTTCCTTCATTTGCTCTAGGATGGAATATTTCTGAAGAAGATTTCTTACGAGATAGTCCTGTAGAAAGTCTTAAACTAAGAGCAAGCTGGGGCCAAACTGGAAACCAAGAAGTACAAAACAAAATAACCCAAGCTAGTTATGCACTCTCTGGAGCAGACGGGTATTACTTGTATGGTAGTGACGCCTTAATCAATGGGATATCCGTATTAAGAACTCCAAATCCTGATCTTAAATGGGAAGTCGTAGAACAGTATAACCTTGGAATAGACTTTAGCATATGGAATAGAAAATTATATGGTTCCTTAGATTATTTCCAAAAAACGACTACGGATGCCATTTTAAATATCCCATCTCAAGTATTAAGTCCAACCGATAATATTTGGGTAAATATAGATGGTGAAATTGTAAACTCTGGCTTAGAATTTATGATAGGTTCTAACCTTGTTTCTAACTCAGATTTTAGTTGGGATGTAGATATTAACGGTGCTACTTTGGCGAATGAAATTAAAAACTTACCTGTATCTGAAATACTTTCTGGTTCTATTTCTGGGCCTGGTCAATCTGGCGTTTTAGCCAACATCTACAAAAGTGGTTATGCTGCTGGGTCTTTTTATCTATTAGAGCATACAGGTTTTGATGAAGACGGATTTGATGTTTTTAAGGATACGAACAATGACGGTAATATTACAGCAGACGATCGTATCATTATAGAAGGTGCTTTACCAAAATTTACTTACGGCTTTAACAGTCAAATGAAGTATAAGAATTTTGATTTCTCGTTCTCTTTAATTGGTCAAGCAGGTGGTTATTTAATTAATAACACGGGCTTAAACGCATTAAACATTAATAATTTGGCATCTGACAGGAATGTTTCTACGGCCTATTATGAAACAGGTGCAAACCCAGCGAACTCGCCTCAATTATCTACGTTCTATTTAGAAAAATCAGATTTTATACGCCTAAATACGGCTCGTTTAGGGTATAACTTACAGCTGAAAAATGTAAACTGGCTAGAGGGAATTAACTTGTATGTTACAGGTCAAAACCTTTTGACTATTTCTAATTATTCTGGATACGATCCATTAATCAATAGTCCAAAATCTAGT
- a CDS encoding FecR family protein, translating into MAIVRMAVFWYLLVENKFMHQESTSILKKLFSKSIYKKTNASEDQLLSILLRKVYHTVSWDEETMGNKNEIRDEIRSRITVTPVKTPNLTFLKYAAAIAIITSLIIVFQYRTTSSNMLVATTTNVLDSIVLNDGSLVYLAPNSSLEYPERFYGEQRNVTLLKGNAFFDISKDPKHPFVIQSGELKTKVLGTSFHIRMEKEECSVAVVTGKVEVRYNKSIENLIPGEEVHSSGNTLKKEMLKGIMTLNWYNQDLSLNAIKLHEILHFLQLKYGVKNTIKNSKTNNLKLTLFIGKKASVEEIISQINYITNLNLRYENEIITTD; encoded by the coding sequence TTGGCGATAGTACGCATGGCTGTTTTCTGGTACTTACTAGTAGAAAACAAGTTTATGCATCAAGAATCTACATCTATTCTCAAAAAATTATTCTCGAAAAGTATTTATAAAAAAACGAATGCTTCGGAGGATCAATTACTCTCTATACTTTTAAGAAAAGTATACCATACGGTTTCATGGGATGAAGAGACCATGGGAAACAAAAATGAAATTAGAGATGAGATTAGATCTAGAATAACCGTTACTCCTGTAAAAACCCCGAACCTCACTTTTTTAAAGTATGCTGCGGCCATAGCCATCATCACCTCTCTTATCATTGTATTTCAATACAGAACTACTTCTTCCAATATGTTGGTTGCCACAACAACGAACGTATTAGATTCAATTGTCTTAAACGACGGTTCACTGGTCTATTTAGCTCCAAATTCAAGTTTAGAATATCCTGAAAGGTTCTATGGAGAACAACGAAATGTAACACTTTTAAAAGGGAATGCATTTTTTGATATTTCTAAAGATCCAAAACATCCTTTTGTGATTCAATCAGGCGAATTAAAAACTAAAGTACTGGGTACTTCTTTCCACATACGAATGGAGAAAGAAGAATGTAGTGTAGCGGTAGTTACAGGAAAAGTTGAAGTGCGTTATAATAAGAGTATTGAAAATTTGATTCCTGGAGAGGAAGTACACAGCAGTGGTAACACGCTAAAGAAAGAAATGCTAAAAGGTATTATGACCCTTAACTGGTACAACCAAGATTTATCCCTGAATGCGATAAAACTTCATGAGATATTGCACTTTCTACAGCTAAAATATGGCGTAAAAAATACAATCAAAAATAGTAAAACAAACAACCTAAAACTTACGCTATTCATCGGTAAAAAGGCTAGTGTTGAAGAAATTATAAGTCAAATAAATTATATAACCAATTTAAATCTGCGCTATGAAAATGAAATAATTACTACGGATTGA